In Dehalococcoidia bacterium, the sequence GGACGTGGCGCCCGCCGTGGCGCCGCCGCGGGGCGAGGGCCAGCCGGCGCCGCAGCCCCGCCTGCTCTGAAGCCGCCGCCATGCGACGTGCGACAACGGCGGGCAGAAGCGGGCCGCGCCATGGCCACCGCCCGCAAGCGCCGCGGTGCACGCATCTGTCCGGCGGCCCGATCGTGTTGCCCGACCTGATCGAGCTGGCGATCGGCGCCGGCGCGCGGCCGCGGCGCCAGGATTGGCGGGCCGCTGTCGTCGATTTGCGCGACGCGTTCGTGCAGGCATTCGTTGAGAAATACGGAAGGTCGGACCTCAGACGCGGTTGGGCGAGCGGCCGGTGATCACGAGCAGGACCACGATCAGCGAGATCACGCCGGCGATGCCGAGCGCGATCAGAAACACGGCCAGCCCTTCGTCCACGCCACTCCCCTGCCGTCCGCACGGTTGCCGCGGCGCCGCGCCGATTAGACCTCGGGCGCCACGCCGTTGCGCCGGTCCTCAAGATAGCGCAGCCAGTAGTTGTCGCGCACACGCCGGCCCCAGTTGTAGCCCAGCGTGCCGCCCACGTTGTAGCCGAGCAGGTTGGCGAAGTACCAGCCCGCTGCTAGCAGCACCAGCAGCGCGATGATGCGCCAGTTGCCGATCAGGAAGAAGTAGATCACGCCCGACAGCACCACGGCCAGGAACAGGCCGAGGAAGGCGAAGGTGTTGACGAGGATCCCCTCGCGCCGCCGCTTCGCCAGATAGAGCCGCAGCACGTAGATCGGCACCTTGCTGACCGATGCGATCTCGCTCACGGCGCGGCGGCAGTGGCGGCAGACCGTTTCGCCATCGGGCAAGCGGCCGTAGCAGTAGCCGCAGAAGCGCCCCAGGTTGGGCGCCTGCTGCAGGCCCAGCTCCTCCATCTGCGGCTGCAGCTCGTCCAGGTAGGCCGTCTCGTCCATCGCGGTCGCCGTGCTCACGGCGGGATCGTAGCACCGGCGCGACGGCGGGGCCAGCAGCGCGGCCAACTGGCGCCAGGCGCGCCGCGCTGCTACGGTGAGGACGGGCGATGAGGCTCGCCCGCCGGCCGCGCCGGCGAACCGCCCACGGGGCTGATAGCCTCTACCGAATTCCTCATCGCGCTTGCGCGCGGTGTCTGGATCCCGGTAGGGGCGTTCGCTTGCGCTCCGGAAAGCAGGTGCGGTGAAGCTGCTGTTCGTACTGGCCGGCGGTGCGCTCGGCTCCGGCGCCCGCTACCTGGCCTCGACCTGGGCGGCCGATCGGTTCGGCGCCGCGTTTCCCTGGGGCACCCTCGGCGTCAACATCGTGGGCTGTTTCTGCATCGGCCTGCTTGCCACGCTGGCCGACGAAGCGGGCGCGATCGGGCCGAACGGCCGCGTCTTTCTCGTCGTCGGCGTGCTTGGCGGTTTCACGACGTTTTCCAGCTTTTCGCTCGATGCGCTGCGGCTGACGGAGCATCATGAGACCGAGCGGGCGATCGCCTACCTGCTGGCGAGCGTGGGCGTCGGCCTCGCGGCGGCGCTGCTGGGCATCGCCCTGGCGCGCCTGCTCAGCCGTTAGGCCGGGCCGCGATGCGGGAGGCGACGATGGATACGCCGTTGCAGGGCGTGCTGCTGCGCATCTTCGTGGGCGAATCGGACACCTGGCACGGCAAGAGCCTGCACTCGGCGCTGGTGGAGGCGGCGAGGCGGCAGGGACTGGCCGGCGCCACCGTGCTGCGCGGCGTGGAAGGCTTCGGCGCGCACAGCCGCATCCACACCGCACGGCTGGTGGATATCGCTCCCGACCTGCCGATGGTGATCGAGATCGTGGACGAGGAGGCGAAGATCCAGGCCTTTTTGCCCACCGTGCACGACCTGGTGCAGGAAGGGCTGGTGACGTTGGAGCGCGTCAACGTGATCGTCTACCGCTCGCTCCGGTAGCCGCGCCGCGCCCCACCTTCCGCGACGCGGGCTCGCGCATCGTCCTGCCGTCGCACACCGCCGTCAGCGCCGCGCGGCCGCCTCCGGCTCCGCGGCTGGTTGCTGCTGGGGCTGCAGGTGCGCGTGCATCCAGTCGAGGATGAAGCCGAAGCGGTCGCGGCGGTGGCGCGGGCGGCCGGCGCGCGACATCTCGTGGTTCTCGTCGGGAAAGCGTACGAAGCGCACCTCGCGCCGCAGCTTCTTCAGCACCACGAACAGCTCTTCGCCCTGCTCGATCGGGCAGCGGATGTCGTTCTCTGCATGCAGGATCAGCAGCGGCGTGTGCATGTTGGGCGCGTAGGTGAGCGGCGAGTGATCGATGAATCACTGCCGGTTCTCCCACGGCTGCACGCCGGCCTGTGTCTCGGAAAAGAAGAAGCCGATGTCGCTGGTGCCGAAGAGGGTATAGACGTTGTTCACCGCCCGCTCGGAGCAGGCCGCCTTGAAGCGATCGGTATGGCCGACGATCCAGCTCGTCATGAAGCCGCCGTAGCTGCCCCCCAGCACGCCCAGTCGCTCGGCATCGATGAAGTCACTCTGCGCCAGCGCCGCCTCGAGGCCGGCGATCACGTCCTCGTAGTCGCCGCCGCCCCAGTCGCCGCGCACGGCGCGGGTGAACTCCTCGCCGTAGCCCTGGCTGCCGCGCGGGTTGGTGAAGATCACGGCGAAGCCCGCGCCGGCCTGCACCTGGAACTCATCGAAGAAGGTGTAGCCGTACTGCGTGGCCGGGCCGCCGTGCACGTTGAGCAGCGCCGGGTAGCGCCGGCCCGGCTCGGCGCCCGCGGGCGGCATCACCCAGCCGTCGAGCGCCAGGCCTGCCCGCTCGTAGCGGATCGGCCGCGGCGCCACCAGCTCGACCTCTTCTCGGAAGACACGGTTCAGATCGGTGAGCTGCCGCTCGCCGGCCGCGTCGCAGAGGAAGACCTCGGCCGGGTGTGTCGGGTCCGTTGCGGTGAAGGCCAGGGCGCCGTTTGCCGCGATCGAGAGGCTGCTGATCTGCCGCTGGCCGGCGAGCAGGCGCTCCGGCTCACCGCCGTCGGGCGCCACGCGGTACACCGGCACCGTGCCCTGGTCTTCGGCGCCGAAATAGACGAAGCGGGCGTCGGCCGACCAGAACGGCCCGATCGCGCCGGCGAAGGGCGAGCAGGTGCGGTCGAGGCGCTCCGTGAGGCAGCGCGGCTCGCCGCCCGCGGCCGGCACAACGTAGACGCGGGCGTTGCGGCCCATGTCCAGCGCGTACTCGTTGCCGGTGTAGGCGATCAGCCCGCCGTCCGGCGACCAGGCCGGGTTGGCGCTGGGACCGCGGCCGGGGGTGAGGCGCACGGGCTCGCCGCCATCCGCCGCGACCGACCAGATGTCGACCACCTGGTCGTAGTCGCGGTCTTCATGGCGGGCGGCGGCGAAGGCCAGGCGCGTGCCGTCCGGCGACCATGACGGCTCGCCGTGGTCGAAGTCGCCCTCGCTGAGCTGGCGCGGCTCGCCGCCCTCGCGCGGGACGACGAAGATCTGGCGGCAGCGATCGTGGATAAAGCCCTCGCCGTTCGCCTTGTAGCGCAGCGTCTCGATCACGCGCGCCGGCTTCGAGGGACGCTCGGCGGCGTCTTTGCCCTCATCCTCGTCCGCCTCTTCGGGTTCCACGCGCGCGGCGAAGGCGATGCGGCGGCTGTCCGGCGACCAGACCGGCTCGCCGGCGCCGCCCCGCAGGCCGCTGAGCCGCTGCGGCTCGCCGCCGTCGGCGGGCATCACGTAAAGCTGCGGCCGGCGGCGCTTCAGCCCTGACTGCGGGCGGTCGGACAAGAAGGCGAGCCAGCGGCCGTCCGGCGACCAGCGTGGGGCCGTGTCGCGGCGTGGGCCCGTGGTGAACTGGCGCGGCTCGCCGCCGGCCGCCGGCACGATCCAGATCGTGGAGAGGTAGCGGTCCTGTTCTTCGTCCATCCGCGTGCGCACGAAGGCCACGCGGGCGCCGTCCGGCGCGATCTGCGCATCGCTCACCAGCGCCAGGCGGAAGAGATCGGCCGGGGTCATGCCTCGGCGTGCGGATTGCGTCATCGCCAGCCTCTCGCAGGCGCGCCTGCATGCACGCCCGGTGCGCCCCATTGTAACCGGGTAACCGGTGTGACAGGGAACGGCTGCCTGGCAACAGGGCGGCTGGGCATGGATCTTAAGAACGGGCGTACGGCGCCGATACTTATCCGAGTGCGTCTGAAACGGCAGACGCGAAGGGACGGATGCGCCGGCAGTCGCTGTTGCTGTTTCTCAGCCGCCTGAGCCTGACCTGGCGCTTCGCCGTCGCCACGGCGGGGGTGATGGCGGTTGTCTTCGCCGTTTCCGTCTGGGCGCAGACGCATGCCGTGCAGCAGGGAGCGCTGCTCGACGCGAAGAGTGACGTGCAGCGGCTCGCGGCCAATCGCGTGCTACCGCGGCTCACTCGGGCCGATCTGGCCGCGCCCCTCCGCGGCGAGCGGCTGGACGGGTTCGACGCCTTCGTGCGCGACCAGATCCTGAGCGACGACGCCGAGCGCGTCGTGATCTTCGATCGCGCCGGCCGCCTGCTCTATTCCAGCGAAACCGCCGAGATCGGCCGGGTGTTCCCGCCCGATGCCGGGC encodes:
- the crcB gene encoding fluoride efflux transporter CrcB translates to MKLLFVLAGGALGSGARYLASTWAADRFGAAFPWGTLGVNIVGCFCIGLLATLADEAGAIGPNGRVFLVVGVLGGFTTFSSFSLDALRLTEHHETERAIAYLLASVGVGLAAALLGIALARLLSR
- a CDS encoding DUF190 domain-containing protein — protein: MDTPLQGVLLRIFVGESDTWHGKSLHSALVEAARRQGLAGATVLRGVEGFGAHSRIHTARLVDIAPDLPMVIEIVDEEAKIQAFLPTVHDLVQEGLVTLERVNVIVYRSLR